In a single window of the Subtercola sp. PAMC28395 genome:
- a CDS encoding primosomal protein N', with product MTSAAGADRAPGDITQVLVARVMLESLLPQLDRLFDYRIPDHLVGLAVPGVRVKVPLRSAGRVSRGYVIEVTSDADYSGTLSEVDEVVSPVPVLTAEVWALARRVADRAAGNASDVVRLAVPPRQVRVEKAWQARQPAVARPESETTDSEDTVADTTDAEATDADTVGAETTDADTVGADTAGAEAMVTPETRTPAQITGYGPGAVESALARRARFALAAVPTVTQTSTGAWVGQWATTLAAMAVFTLGLGRSSILVVPDYRDQDQLEAALQGLVSVGLLAAESIARVDARQSNSERYARFLSCLEERPKIIVGNRSAIYAPAHALGLIALWDEADPLHNEPLSPYVASRDVALIRQQQSGAALAFVSHSQSTFVQRLVELDFLEEIAQNPRFLPHVVPTSAQASTDRFAQYARIPTTAWNTARKALETGPVLVQVARPGYAPVLACSSCAKPAHCQVCEGPLQAASRNARPSCGWCGAIAAQWSCHYCEGTNFRLVGNGSTRTAEDLGKAFPKTRVIVSDGTRSLTDVSAAPALVVATRGAEPVAAGGYHAVLLLDGERMLARESLTVAEECLRWWSNAIALAAPRAPAIIVGVGGELARTLVTWQQGRFAASELADRRTLRFPPAIRLATVRGTPESVASAVKELHDSVRGEDSAKMDVLGPVPDEGEFVRSIVRFDYSVGATVATTLRAAVIKNAANRRKPAGRPTNYRTPPTLRVRFDDTEILD from the coding sequence GTGACCAGTGCCGCGGGTGCCGACCGGGCTCCGGGTGACATCACCCAGGTGTTGGTCGCCCGGGTGATGCTCGAATCGCTCCTCCCGCAACTCGACCGGCTGTTCGACTATCGCATTCCCGATCACCTCGTGGGCCTGGCAGTGCCCGGAGTTCGGGTGAAGGTTCCCCTGCGGTCAGCGGGCCGGGTTTCCAGAGGGTACGTGATCGAGGTCACCAGCGACGCTGACTACTCCGGCACATTGAGTGAAGTCGACGAAGTCGTCTCACCGGTGCCGGTGCTCACCGCAGAAGTCTGGGCGCTGGCCCGACGGGTGGCCGACCGTGCCGCCGGAAACGCCAGTGACGTCGTGCGACTCGCCGTTCCACCGCGGCAGGTGCGCGTCGAGAAGGCCTGGCAGGCCCGGCAGCCGGCGGTCGCCCGTCCAGAATCTGAGACCACTGACTCTGAAGACACGGTCGCTGACACCACAGACGCTGAAGCAACAGACGCTGACACTGTAGGCGCTGAAACAACAGACGCTGACACCGTAGGCGCTGACACTGCAGGCGCTGAAGCCATGGTCACGCCCGAGACACGCACCCCGGCGCAGATCACGGGGTATGGGCCCGGTGCCGTCGAATCAGCACTCGCACGACGTGCACGTTTCGCGCTGGCCGCTGTTCCTACCGTCACCCAGACGAGCACGGGTGCCTGGGTCGGGCAGTGGGCCACGACATTGGCGGCGATGGCCGTGTTCACGCTGGGGCTCGGCCGATCATCCATTCTCGTCGTGCCCGACTACCGCGACCAGGACCAGCTCGAAGCCGCCCTTCAGGGTCTGGTCTCCGTTGGGCTCCTCGCCGCCGAGTCGATCGCCAGGGTGGATGCCCGGCAGTCAAATTCCGAACGTTACGCGCGTTTTCTCTCCTGCCTCGAAGAGCGGCCGAAGATCATCGTGGGCAACCGCTCTGCGATCTATGCCCCTGCCCACGCGCTGGGGCTGATCGCGCTCTGGGACGAGGCCGACCCACTGCACAATGAGCCACTGAGCCCCTACGTCGCCTCTCGCGATGTCGCCCTGATCAGGCAACAGCAGAGTGGCGCCGCGCTGGCGTTCGTCTCGCACTCGCAGAGCACGTTCGTTCAGCGGCTCGTCGAACTCGATTTCCTCGAAGAGATCGCCCAGAACCCGCGATTTCTGCCGCACGTCGTCCCGACGTCGGCGCAGGCCTCCACCGACCGTTTCGCACAGTACGCCCGCATTCCCACGACCGCGTGGAACACGGCGCGAAAGGCACTCGAGACCGGGCCCGTACTGGTTCAGGTGGCGAGGCCGGGCTACGCTCCAGTGCTGGCCTGCAGCAGTTGCGCGAAGCCCGCACACTGCCAGGTGTGCGAAGGGCCCCTGCAGGCCGCGAGCCGGAACGCCAGGCCCTCGTGCGGCTGGTGCGGGGCGATCGCCGCCCAGTGGTCGTGCCACTACTGCGAAGGCACGAATTTTCGGCTGGTGGGCAACGGCAGCACGCGAACGGCAGAAGACCTCGGCAAGGCATTCCCGAAGACGCGGGTCATCGTGTCAGATGGCACACGATCGCTCACCGATGTCTCTGCCGCGCCTGCGCTCGTCGTGGCAACCCGCGGTGCCGAACCTGTGGCGGCTGGCGGGTACCACGCCGTGTTGTTGCTCGACGGCGAACGGATGCTCGCCCGCGAGTCGCTCACGGTTGCCGAAGAGTGCCTGCGGTGGTGGTCGAACGCCATCGCCCTGGCTGCCCCACGCGCGCCTGCCATCATCGTGGGGGTCGGTGGCGAGCTCGCGCGAACGCTGGTGACCTGGCAGCAGGGCAGGTTTGCCGCGTCAGAACTCGCCGATCGACGCACGCTTCGCTTCCCACCTGCCATCCGCCTGGCGACCGTGCGGGGCACTCCGGAATCCGTTGCATCGGCTGTGAAAGAACTACACGATTCGGTGCGGGGCGAAGATAGCGCGAAGATGGATGTGCTCGGCCCAGTGCCTGATGAAGGCGAATTCGTGCGTTCCATCGTGCGATTCGACTATTCGGTCGGCGCCACGGTCGCCACGACCTTGCGCGCAGCGGTGATCAAGAATGCAGCAAACCGGCGAAAACCGGCGGGCCGACCAACGAACTACCGCACGCCACCCACCCTCAGGGTTCGATTCGATGACACGGAGATCCTCGATTGA
- the fmt gene encoding methionyl-tRNA formyltransferase: MRIVFAGTPAVAVPTLVALAADHDVVAVITRLDAPIGRKRVLTPSPVAERAAALGIPVIKANTLDAAVTDQVAALSPDLGVIVAYGGFVREPLLGTPRLGWINLHFSLLPRWRGAAPVQRAVIAGDEVTGASVFQLVPAMDAGDVFATLTTSVGAHQTSGHLLESLAHSGADLVVQVVADLAAGTAVAAPQSGEVTLAPKLSLDDARLDWSRPLAEVYQRLRGVTPEPGAFTVVNGLRLKILEAEPAHDLPSLPPGRIRLASGSVVVGTADVPLRLLRVHPADKKGMTAIDWWRGVVPSTQNSVQAISPDGGAIQQQELTAE; the protein is encoded by the coding sequence TTGAGAATTGTCTTCGCCGGTACGCCAGCCGTCGCAGTACCGACGCTCGTCGCCCTCGCAGCCGATCATGACGTCGTCGCGGTCATCACACGGCTCGATGCTCCGATCGGTCGCAAGCGCGTGCTGACTCCGTCTCCTGTGGCGGAGCGTGCGGCTGCGCTGGGCATCCCCGTGATCAAAGCAAACACGCTCGACGCTGCCGTCACCGATCAGGTCGCGGCGCTCAGCCCAGACCTCGGTGTGATCGTGGCATATGGCGGGTTCGTGCGTGAACCTCTGCTGGGCACGCCTCGTCTCGGCTGGATCAACCTCCACTTCTCACTGCTGCCGCGATGGCGCGGTGCCGCTCCGGTGCAACGTGCCGTGATCGCCGGTGACGAGGTGACCGGCGCTTCCGTCTTCCAACTCGTTCCTGCGATGGATGCCGGTGACGTGTTCGCCACCCTCACCACCTCTGTTGGCGCTCACCAGACTTCCGGGCACCTTCTGGAGTCCCTGGCGCACAGCGGGGCCGACCTGGTGGTGCAGGTGGTCGCAGACCTGGCGGCAGGGACAGCGGTGGCCGCACCCCAGTCGGGAGAGGTCACCCTCGCGCCCAAACTCTCTCTCGACGACGCGCGGCTCGACTGGAGCAGACCACTGGCCGAGGTATACCAGCGCCTTCGGGGAGTCACGCCCGAGCCGGGAGCCTTCACCGTTGTGAATGGCCTGCGGCTGAAGATTCTCGAGGCAGAACCCGCCCACGATCTACCGTCGTTGCCGCCAGGCCGAATCCGGCTCGCGTCGGGCTCTGTTGTTGTCGGCACCGCCGATGTGCCGCTTCGGCTGCTTCGGGTGCATCCGGCCGACAAGAAGGGCATGACTGCAATCGACTGGTGGCGAGGCGTTGTGCCCAGCACGCAGAACAGCGTGCAGGCAATCAGCCCCGACGGCGGCGCCATCCAGCAACAGGAACTGACAGCAGAATGA